In Macadamia integrifolia cultivar HAES 741 unplaced genomic scaffold, SCU_Mint_v3 scaffold188, whole genome shotgun sequence, the genomic stretch AACAATGAGTACCTCCGAACAGCGCAAGCTCTTTGCTTTGTTTGGAGAAAGAGAGGTCACAGACGATGCGGAGATCCAACAATGGTGAGAGAGAAACCCAAGAATCACAGAGATCTAGGTAAGTAAGACCAATCAAGCCTCAACTGTCGGAGTCGGAGATTTGGACCGGTGGGCTTCTTACTTatcgtttcttttctttttttcttttttttcttttttttttttttatgatactaCACGACGAAACGAACACGGCATTGGGAACTACGGCGCGTGACCGTGTGAGTGGGGCCCATATTTCAATGGATCCCACTTAAGAAACTCTCGTGGGACCCACTCGTAGTTGGTGGGTCTGGGGCTATGTCACTGCTATCTGACCATTTTATTTCTACGAAGGTGAATTGAGTTgattaccccaaaaaaaaacctttattaGAGTTGAGCAAGATTATTGCCTTTGGGAATTGGGAACAGCTCAGCGAGCTTTTTACTGATTGGATTATTTAGATATTTTGGTTTACAAaattaacacacacacacatatatatatatatatatatatatctcctaTATTGTGTACCATGCCAACATATTCTTACCCaatcaattcaaattttttttgggtttaggtattCAATTATTGATATTCCTAAACCATGGAGGATGTTCATCCATCATCTTACAGTTCACAAATATCTTATAAGGTTTTAGTATCTATTCAAAATAACCTTCTGATACTTCTAGTGTGCATCTTAGGTCATGCGGTAAATGAATTTCCATTCACCATGGGTATGAGAAAGTTTAGACCTTCTAAGAAAAAGATTGCTATAATATTTGCTTTTGTTGGAGGGGGATTTTTGTTAGCTTCTCATCCATTAGATCTATTTTTAAAAGGAGTTTATTTGGCCCAACTATAACTACTAGAGGAAATTTGAAATTAGTCTCCCTACCAATCGAGGATGAGATTAAAAATGTTGCCTTTAGAATTGTTACTTATACAGACCCAAAGTCACGATGGTGTTTCTGGCATCTTCTACCAATATTGCTAGTACTCAGTCAAGGAGGACATTTGCTTATTTGTTTGCCAATTTTTTCAAACACAATGTCTTCCTTTGGGAACTAATCACGTCGTTGTCTCTTTTTCCTAATAATGATAAGGTTGTTCATGTTGATGACCTCTAATTGATTAGTTTGTGTACAATTATATATAATATCATATACTAAATTGTTAGCTAACCATCTAAAAGATTTTTTGGACAGATTCATTTCTCCTTGTCAACCATGGTTTGAGAAATTTCTGGCAATAGTATAATAGCTCACATCATCTTCCATTATCTTAAAGCTCATAAGGGAAAATGGCTCTTATGCTTGATGTGCCCAAAGCCCATGATTGGGCAGAATAGGGTTTCATGCACACCATTTTTTGAATCTATTGGATTCTGCCTCCTTTGGTGTGATATGATTTAATATTTAGTTTCATCTTGTTCATACATACTCAATTAAGTTAGTGGTGTTGAATTTATTGAACCTTCATGTGGCATTAAAGAGGGATGTTCTCTAAATCCCTGTTTGTTTATAATTATCATGGAAActctatctttttatttttctttttttcgtaAGGTCATGTAAGCTCTATCTAGTTATTATTTATGCGTAAAGACATATATTTattagggaatttttttttttttgaaaaataaaatttattgaaaactAAGAGTAATCAAGGTTAACAAAGTTGGCAATAATTCTACCAAAAACAAAGTTATCGATAACATCCCTTCGCATATATGACTACAATTAGCTAAGATTGTTGAGTTAAGAGTTACCGAATATATTTTGTCCATCTTCTTAGTACAAAATGAAGTTTTCTTTAGCAAGATTGGAGATCAAAGAGCAATGAAAAGAGCTCCCAAGGCCATGCATCTAATTCCGGTTGAAGCAACCAATTGACCATATTCATAGAGTCAGTCTGGATTTCGACTCTTTGTCCTTCCATTAACAATGCACCATAGACTCCTTCCTTGATCCCTCGAGCCTCGGCTTCTTGGGCTGAACCGGTTAAACCAAAAATCGCATGAGCAAGGGCAATTTGTTGGttagatataaatatatattaacaATTGCACATCCACCCTCTTTAGTAATGTGATCGAAATTTCCACCAGAAGGGATTATAGTTTGATATGTAAAAAAGAGAAGTTGTAGTAGAAGTCCAAAGAGAGGGAGGTTGGGGATCAGAATAAGGTAGATCCTGAAGTGCCATAGGAAGTCTGTGTGAGACTTGGACTAGTGATCGCATTTGCAATTAGAGAGAAGAGATATGGTGCCTGAAAATTATTAGTACAAACAAAAATTTTTGCCTCATCTAATTGAATGAAGTGATTattgcaccaaaaaaaataatatctttTATAGGAAATCCAGGCGTACTAGCAGCCCAAATTCTTTTGTAGAAGCTAAAAGATATGAAGAGTTGCCAGTTTGATTTTGGGGTAGAGGTACAAAATTGAAGCAGTCATCAGTGTGGAGGAAGGTCCTTAGCTTGGAAAGAGTAGGGATCATGGTTTGAGAACTCAGTATCgagaatgggattggtcaaCGCCAATATCAATCCGAATTTCCTTGGATTGTACAGAAATACACCTGATTTTATGTTTTAAGTtcttttttgaccattttatgCCTGGTTCATATCTATCCACCAATATGGTATCGGTCAAGAATCGCGATCGATCAAAATTAATACCAATTCGATCCCGCTAATATCGATCATTCCaatctgattcctcaaaccatggtaaGGATTCCACCCGTAAAGAATGTTGGATGAATTTTGAGACCCCATAATGTTTTCCAAGTTTTAAAGGGAGAAGAGGTGTTATGAGAGAGGTGTGGGAagtgaggaaggaagaaaaaaatcccatattTGGTATAAGGAATGAAGAGATTTTCATGGGATTGGTGGTAAAAGGTTTGGTCAAGATTGAACCTGCAATGTGATCAAATAATGATTCATCCCTATCGATGAGGAGGTCCTCCACTTTGTAGATGAAAGGGTGGGGATGAATTGAGGATGTGAGTCAGaaattttctaatttgggaatCGAAGTATCATTCCAAATGTCTATGGAATGCTCATCATCAACCTTCCATGCTTCTCAGGTTGGGGAGGGTGGATTAAAGGCCATTCCAAATCCAAGAACCTCTAGGCGAGTTGTGGCTACGGGCAAGGCtataattaaaaaggaaaatatttagattttaGAATCTTGCTCATAAGGAATCAGGCACAGAAATTAAGTATTACCCAAGTTTCATTAAGGACTTGTTTGTTTGATGGATAGAAGTGAAAAAAGTAGAAAAGGTGGAAAACTTGTACTTTTTCTCACAAACTACCAAAATATGAGTGTTTGTCAATGCAGTAATTATTGTTTGCTTATTTGGCAGTTAACTTTTCCCACCCCAAGTCACTTCCAAAGTAAGACTTCATGGAAAAGTTATTTTGTGTCTCTTATAGAATTCCACATCACTTCCATTTCTGTTAGCTTcattaaaaattacatattccatttttttttttttttgtcaattcaATCCACAACATGTAGGATCCACCCTTACAAGTTTTCTACTCCCTTTTATCCATCAAACGAATGGGGCCTAAGAGTGCTTTGTTGTGGATGTGGATTTACGAATGTCCAGCCCTCCCCCATGGCCTCCCTCACGCTTAGGGAACAAACAGAAGACCATAGAACGAGGTGGAGTCCATTACCgtcttccttttttcctttccaaaaTGCTGCGTTGATGGGAAGGGAAACAAGTCATGAGGTTGTTTAAGATAGAGTTGATCACTGATTTTATCAAAATGGTTCGACCTTCTTTGAGTGAGGAAGTTGCTTTTCCAATCAAATACCTGGTTCCGCACACATTTGGTAAAGGTACTAGAGTTTAGATCCTTGGTGGAATATATCTGATCCAAGGTATTTGAAAAATTGGGTTCCATCTCTTTAATTCACAGGACATGTTTGATGGAATTCCTAAGGGAACTTGGTGTGTTACTATTAAATAGTACTACTCTTtgcaaaattcatttttttaaccAGAGAGGTATTCAAACTTCAAACAGAGACAAAATAGATTTTAAAGTAGTAACATCTTCCAATATAGCTTTGCAGAAAAGGAggatatcatcaacaaacaagAAATATGATAGACGAGATAAACATTCCAAGGACACCTTTGATGAATACCACTAGAAGGTTCAATTGAGTTGAAACAATTATCCTGGAGCTTGATGGAAAAATTGCAGACAAATAGCTTGCAAATCCTATCACACCGGTGATcattaaatctaaaaaattcaTAGATTGCACAGTTAAAGCCTCACTCTAATCTATTATAGGCTTTGGGCATGTCTAGCTTGAGCGCTAAGAATTGAACTTtgcctctctttttctttaataatggAAGATTTCATGAGCAACGATTACATTATTTGAGATTTGTCTGCCTTCAACAGTCTGACATAGGGAaatgaaattatttaaaaaatatttcaatctaTCTATTTAGCATTAATTTTATAAGAAACATTACACAGAATGATAGGCCGAAATCTTTCTACTAAAGAGGCACTCTCCTTTGTGGGGGATTAGGGTGAGGAGTGTGTGATTTACTTTAGGAGGCAAAAAATTGGATGAGAAAAATTCCTTAACAAAACTACAGATTTCAGGTTTAATCGTAACCCAACCATTTTAgtaaaaatggtcaaaaaaccATCAACCCCTGGAGCTTTGAACGCACCCAAACTGAACATGAAATGTTTAATTTCTTCTTCAGTAGGTATGCTTGTAAGGGTAGTAATAGCAGTAAATGATATTAGTGGATTGAATAAGCCTTTTGAGAAAATGACATAGCCTCTGCCTGTATTTCCAGACCATATGCTTCTAGTCACAGCTGTGGCTAATAGATCTTTGGGTATTTCTAGTTGGGCTATAGCTTTTTGTCTAGAAAGGCAATACTTATATTCCCTTGCTGACTTTGCTATGACAGGAGAGGCTTTTGATGCGGTAGCCATGGGAATGCTGATGGATTAAAGGCTCTCTCGAAACAGGGATAGAAGGTGGATAGGATTTTAATAGATGTGGCTGATAAAAATGGTTTTTCGGATAGTAGCAATCTTTAGCAATCTTTTGAAGTGGCCATGGGCCACCTTTGCTCACAGATTGGAACTTGAACAACTCTTGAGCaagattttttgtgtacaaagTAACCCTTGGACGTTAAGAGCCGTTAAACTCAAGGTTCAATTGGCTATGACTCAGAAACGTTGTCTTGTAAATTGTCTATAATCTTAATGTCTACTTTCTTTcttagaattaaaaaataaataaaataaaataaaataaaaatatgtggGTCTAGAGGATTAGAGGTGGTGAATAAATCTTAGAATTAAAAGGCAAATTTAGAAGCCATCATAGGGCTTTCCAAGATCTTTCCCCCAGAAGGGGACCAAAGTTGGTAGGCCAACTCCAGAGATTTCTCATTTGtctttttgctgatgacatgTTTATCTTCCATGGTACTAACAAAGATAATGTTGCGACAATCAAAATTACTTTAGAGTTATTTCAGGATTTATCTGGACAAAAGGTTAATTTTGACAAAAGTGGCATTTTATTCAGTAAATCTACACCACCCAATGTTTCCTCAATCAATTCCTTTTTGGGTTTCAGAAATTCTGTCAATGGTTCTCTTTACTTAACATGCTAGTGTTTATCtcaacccacccccccccctttaaaaTCAGAATAATATGCtagttttttaatattttaatatgcACTGTGGATCATAAATCCATGCTCGAGCAGGATCCATAGGTTGCGGCTGTGCCCTCCAAGCATACTTAAAAGGGACCCGCCAAGAATTGGAgctaggaaaagaaaaggaatttttttttctttttcttttttttttaggaaaaaaaaaggacatcCACAGCGCTTTTACTGGTTTCACAGGGCAAAAGTGCAAACTATGAGAAAGGTTTGTCTGAGCAAACGGCATATGAGAACGCATCAATGAGGTACAACAACAGTATCGCACATAGATGAGCAATGAGGTCATTTCATACACGAGATAAAGACAAAATAGAGATGCTAGTAAAACACTTTTGCATGACTAAACCAAGTACCTAAATTTATTAAACATTTCCTTGCTCTTTCTTAAATTCCAATATCCTCCTAGCTGTTTATTTACAATCTGCTTCTCTTAATTGTTAATAAAAATTGGTTGGATTTATAATGCCTATCTAAATATCAAACTATCAACCTGAAGCACAATTGGAAAGGATAActtgataatgaaaaaaaaaattataataagagAGGATATATTAATAAATTAACCAGAAACAAGTGGCTTCTTGACAGAAAAAATGGGACCACTATTCAAAGGGAGTAAActccaataggaatctttattgTCAATGCAAGAGCTATGCCATTTGATTTTGTAGGAACCAACCGGAAAAGCAGAAACATCAAGCAAGCAAGTTGAGAACCCTTGCCCTCTACCATTCAGTTCAAAACAAGTGAAAGCATGTGCAGACCCTCCAGAAATATTACTAAACCTACCATGCTTTTTTCCATTCTTAATACCTTCCTTCACATGCCACAGCAGCTCTTCATTCAAATCCACCATTTCGCTTGTTTCACAACCTCGAAAACCCAACTGAGTTTGCCCTTTATTTTCTTCACCTTCTCTTGTTACACAATCAGATGCCCTACAACTAAGTATACAGTAAAATTTGACGATTCTGTCAGGAAGGAAACCTGCTGCATTTTTCAATTGAAGGCAGAGATTCAATGAAAGATGGAAGCCCTGCATGATGGACAATTCACCCGGGCCCCGAGTGTCTGCATTGAAAGCAAAGAGCTCTGCACCTATACAAGGCctgaaataaatatttttcaaacaTTACAATGTACGTTATGACAATGTAAGTATTTCATTAGCATTAAATAAGAAATTGCGAAGGAAATGCCTTAAACTTTACATCATTTCAAGCTCAGATTTTTTAGGAAAGCACGAAAAAGTCATTATCTTCAAGGGTTCAACCACATTCCAACATCTTTTGATAGTTTACTTAGGATTGCATTTCttcaacaaacaaaacaaattttCCCAGGTTCAGGGATGGATAACCAAGTCAAAGAATAAATCTTGGGCTCTAGGTTCACATTTCCCAACTACTCGGAACTTAAACAATCAGACCAAACAGGGACTTCACAAAATAACTCAGCTACGCCATGCCCCTGACTTTTTTATCTTTGCATGGATTGACTACTGCCAACCATGTCTGAATTCTGGTCATTAATCAGTCCCTCCTGTTTCCATTGTTTCAGTTGGCTAGTGCCAAAGATGTTTGGATTCTGCTCAGTGTAAAGATGAGAATTTATTCAACCTAATGAATTAAGTCAAAACCACCAATCTATTGCCAACCCTATTACacagaaaaataattatttcaaTCAGCAGTTATAAGACATCATACAGGACCAAGGGTGCCAAACAGTCAGTTCAGTCAGTTTTTCTGGAGTTTAGCATATATCAGGTCAGACCAAAAATGGACTGATAATTGGCCGGTCgataaatccaaaccaaaaccgatggCTATTGGTAAGGTCAAGTCTGCCTCAGTCCTTATCGGTTTCTTCTAATGGTTTCTAATCTGTCCGTTTTCCCTAACGAACAGAttccctttttttatatattaaaatgaaaaaaaaaaaatacaaatataattTATTATCGATTTTATTCGAGcttttatcccccccccccttttttcccgGTTTCAGTCCATTCAGTCAGTCTTATCGGTCTAATAGAAAATGGGGGAAGAAAGTAGATGCATGTTAGCTAGGTAATCTGTTGGGGCCTCACTGCTTTTACATAGGATCCAGGTGGGTTAAGCATGTCAGCAGTGATTTCCATATAGACAACCATAATGGTATAACCATACAGTGACTGCAGAGTACAATTGCCAGAGCGCCCAGGTAATACAAGGCAATGCTAAAGTGCCATGATGCCAAGGTGATGCTCAGGAGAGGCCAAGAAACCAAAGACAAGTGCAATATCCCAAGCATATTTCCATGTTCCAGGTATATGTTCCCTCCATCTTCTGGGTTGACAAGTCATTTTGGGTATCAAGGCCCACCTGTCGCAAGGGGATGCTTAGGCAATGCCATGACAATTATGCTCCTCAGATTCCCCTCTTATATGGAACAAAATGCAATTTAATATCTTCTGGGTTCTAGGTGCAGAATAAGGCATCTCAAAACTTCACATAATTTAGCATGACTTTCAGAAAAATTGGTTCTCCCATGGGAAATTCAAAGAAGAATTATGATCCCAGAAGCTTACCTTACTTGAAAGAAATACCGGGGAGTCCAAAAAGGAACATGAATCCATTTCTTTAGTACATCAGAAATAAGCAGCAGGCAGGCACTGGTAAATTGGCACAAATCTTCATCATTGTTCACTACCTTGGCTTCTTCTTGCATCTGGAGGACACCCAAAACAGCATACCTACAAAGCATTAGAATACTTCTTTCTCTATGGCCAGGACTAGACAATGGACTCCTAGGTTGGAAATGGAAGCAACTATTGGGACCTCCAATAACTGTCAAAAGCAACTTCAAATTTGTACTGCTCTCATCGTCCACATGCCACACCCGCTCAATTAGATCTTGTATCAACATGGAATGTGAAAAATTTTTGGTCATCTCCAAACCATAAGTAATAGAATTCTTGTAATACTGTAGGTTTGGAAAGTATAAAACAAATCCAGTACAGAAGGCCAATAAAGAACAACTAAGTGCAAGTAGTGAAATAGTTTGGAAGCTTCTACTGTCCAAGCCCATGAAAGACGCAGCAAGAAGATCAAACTCTTTTGCCAACTTGTTAAACCGACAAGAGAACTGAAAGAGGGAGTAAATCAAAGAGTGGATATGTTGTGAGAGTCCCGCGAAACCAGACTTAGACTCATTACTTCCCTGAATCTGTTCATTCCTCCCAACGCTTTGCTGGTTATATGGATTAGTCCCAACGAGTCGGATTATATCAGCCACAATTTCCAGAACCTTAGATCTGAGACATAAAAACCACCTTTGGAAATAAAATGCTTGATCTGGCATGATAGTGGATGACAGCAATTCCTCCGAAGAGCAAACACTGCTATAAGCCCCAGCTATCTTTTCACCATATTCGAGAAAGTTGGCATCCCTAGAAACAAGTTGCACAACTTCCTCTGCCAAAATTCCATTTATCTCTAATTGTTTTACTAATTGGAGACTTTCTTCTGGGAAAAGAAGCAAGAGGATTTTACTTTCAGCAAGGGCCAATGTAGCCAGAGATTTTAACCAGCATAGGCAGGAATCTGATTGAGCCTTATTTGCTAATGTTCTAAATGTGACCAATGATGCAAACCACACTCCATGACATGCTGCATACTTTCCAGCTCTGTATGCAGACCAAGTATCATTTCTAGTGATCATCTCCTTGGCAAATTCAAGAGTAAGCGTTTCATGCTCAACCCAGTGATCATTCTGTGATCTTCTCAGGTCCTTGTCAAGATTGTAGGTCATAGAATTCCACATAACATGATAATGcaagagaagtggataaacaGAGCATATAGCTTGAGTAAATAGGTTGTTTTGGCGTAAAAGCTCAAGCAGAAGCTTCGCATTACCTAGTACTTCAATAGACATAACAGAGGCTTCATCTAGTACTTCAAGACAAGACACTGCAAACCTGTACAGGCAAGGGCCAACCTTTGAAGCAAGGGAACTGCATCTTGCAAGTTCAAACCCCACAAAGTTGGGAACAGAATCTGGTTCTTTTGCATTCCAGCCTTCATTGTGCATACTGATCAAAGACTGTATTAAGAATCTTATTTTATCTAGTACAAAAGTCCCCAAGTCCGGATATTCTTCAACCAGACGGAGAACAAAGTGGAGTAAGCTTTGACATTCTTGCTTCATCTCAGAGTCTGAGCAATAAGGCTTCTTTATCAACAAGATTATCTGATCTATAATTAAAATAACTATCTTCGAAGGAAGTAAAGAACTTTCAACATCAGATACCATTTCCATCTTTCCTTTAAATTTACATGATATATCTACTAGAAGAGAGAGGGCCGAAAACCACTTTGACCTCACTGGAGACTGAACTGCTTTTTCAACAACAGACACCAACTCAACAAATTCAGGCATGCTCATGCAAGGAAAATTTGGCAGTGTGCACTGGAAAATCTGCAACTTCACAAAGAATCCAGTCAAtggatttaaaagaaaaaaaaaataaccataaATAGGATTAAGTGGGCTGAGCAAGACTACCTTACGTAATATCCATAGAGCTTCACACTGCAATGTTGGGTTTAAGTCAGGTTTATCTACTAGATGAAATAGTGTCTGGAGTAAATTTGCATCAATAGTAAGGCGATAGATTCCTCCCCTGGCAAGGAAGCACAAGCATCGTAATGCTATGGCTTGGACATGGAAGGAAAATCCCTGGGAGATAATTGATAGCAAGAAGTCTTTCTGCCTCCAGAAACACACccaaaaaggggagaaaaaaatattttatgataATGTGAGCAAATATCATTTTTTCACAAACAATTCATTCTCTAGATTAACTTTCCTATATGTTATAATCACAGGCATGTATACATAAAATATCCAGGACATTTTATGCGTCATAAAAACAATGACTGCAGAACCAAGACCTAGTAATTTGATAATATGGATAATGTATTTATCAACCAGAATAACTAAATTCACTTGTACTGTTGGAAAAGTGACCTGCTTAGAAATCAAGATCACTGACTTTGAAGCAAGATGCGAGAGTGAAACTAACATCACAACAACATATTTCTCCTCTGAAGACTCCGCCAAAAGCTTTTGACCTGCCTACAACAATTATGACAGCCAATAAGAATCATCGTGCATAACCAGACAAAAAAGCGTAAAAAccttcaaaatttttaattgGAGCAGTATGACGTCAAATAAAGCTAACTGgggggcaaggatccatgtagccgaccccatttagttgggataaggctaagttgttcTTGTAGTAAAGGTCAAAATTTAGTTACAAATTACAATACTAAAATTATGCAGAAGGAGCTCTAATCTACTCAAACATGCTAGCATGTTCATGTTGTGTCCATTATGATGTGCTagtaatgataatgataatacATCCTCTAAGAGCTATACTCTGACCCAAGCATGCCAGCATGTTTTTCATGTTACACTACTATGTCTGTCATGATGTGCTACTGATCAAAGATACCTTGCGTTTCATAATTTAGTAGAAATCTCTTGAGTCGAATTTTAAATGAGTTAAAGTTTCAAGTTTTGTTCTGGAGAAAACCATTTCCCCATAGGCATGTTGTTGGTAATGGTGGAAGAAAAATAAGGGatctctctcattctttgatCAGACTGTAAAGTCCACTTTACAAATGGTTTAGCATACTGGGGATGAAAATTCCAATAATCAGCATTGTCTCTACTAAACTTCCTACTAACTAGAAAGTCCTAATGACAGCCTTCATTTCAGTTTCAGCCAAAACTTAGGTCCAAATAGCAGTGGAACTAATTTTTGGAAGTTCACAGAAATCTACGGAAACGTTATAGAAGTTAAGGAAATATGGATGGAacttcaagaaatggcagaacaAACATCAACACAAGGAAGAGAACCTCACAATAATTAAATTCCAGTCTTAGCTCCATACCCTGATCACCTAAGTTGTACCAACccatggtttgccctgcagGGACCTCGGCAGAACCACCCCCTTTCCCTGTGCCTTCCCTGTACCGAAGGGATAACTGGTGATAGATCAACTAGGAATACTTCTTGCAGCCACTGTCCTGTTTATGAGCCATCCAACCTTCACAGGAAttgggagagaagaaaaaggccaGATCCTTTAAATGATGATTCCCCATGGACTCTTTGGCAGATTTGGTTCAGAAGGAACCAAagaatttttaaggaaaatagAGAAGTCTACAACAGGTA encodes the following:
- the LOC122065096 gene encoding uncharacterized protein LOC122065096 isoform X6; this translates as MEKISAAHAMEWSIELEKGLRSKTPGQSVEAIFRFGPRLEQWSKEPCHTMGVLSMFGLVPGQDRLFANTILLRLAEAFRCGDKLTRLSVVKVFLSELGYRRKRGKQYNGILARKRVPNHLELLRRVKIVFDTGDVEARELALCLFGCWADFAKESAEIRYVILSSLESCHISEVKASLFAAGCLSELLEDFASVFLEILIDMLNSPKLPSAVRLAGIRAFAKMGCSSFLASKAYKAGQKLLAESSEEKYVVVMLVSLSHLASKSVILISKQIFQCTLPNFPCMSMPEFVELVSVVEKAVQSPVRSKWFSALSLLVDISCKFKGKMEMVSDVESSLLPSKIVILIIDQIILLIKKPYCSDSEMKQECQSLLHFVLRLVEEYPDLGTFVLDKIRFLIQSLISMHNEGWNAKEPDSVPNFVGFELARCSSLASKVGPCLYRFAVSCLEVLDEASVMSIEVLGNAKLLLELLRQNNLFTQAICSVYPLLLHYHVMWNSMTYNLDKDLRRSQNDHWVEHETLTLEFAKEMITRNDTWSAYRAGKYAACHGVWFASLVTFRTLANKAQSDSCLCWLKSLATLALAESKILLLLFPEESLQLVKQLEINGILAEEVVQLVSRDANFLEYGEKIAGAYSSVCSSEELLSSTIMPDQAFYFQRWFLCLRSKVLEIVADIIRLVGTNPYNQQSVGRNEQIQGSNESKSGFAGLSQHIHSLIYSLFQFSCRFNKLAKEFDLLAASFMGLDSRSFQTISLLALSCSLLAFCTGFVLYFPNLQYYKNSITYGLEMTKNFSHSMLIQDLIERVWHVDDESSTNLKLLLTVIGGPNSCFHFQPRSPLSSPGHRERSILMLCRYAVLGVLQMQEEAKVVNNDEDLCQFTSACLLLISDVLKKWIHVPFWTPRYFFQVRPCIGAELFAFNADTRGPGELSIMQGFHLSLNLCLQLKNAAGFLPDRIVKFYCILSCRASDCVTREGEENKGQTQLGFRGCETSEMVDLNEELLWHVKEGIKNGKKHGRFSNISGGSAHAFTCFELNGRGQGFSTCLLDVSAFPVGSYKIKWHSSCIDNKDSYWSLLPLNSGPIFSVKKPLVSG